In Luteimonas viscosa, the following proteins share a genomic window:
- a CDS encoding DUF6122 family protein produces MPELELRAVVHLLLHATVPLAVARLFWPARWKRAALWMLAGWAIDIDHLLADPVYAPGRCSIGFHPLHTWPAILAYGALAIPQRTRWFGTGLLIHIALDAIDCLMM; encoded by the coding sequence ATGCCCGAACTCGAATTGCGCGCCGTGGTCCACCTCCTGCTGCACGCGACGGTGCCGCTGGCGGTCGCGCGCCTGTTCTGGCCCGCACGGTGGAAACGCGCCGCGCTGTGGATGCTGGCCGGCTGGGCGATCGACATCGACCATCTGCTTGCCGACCCGGTCTACGCCCCGGGCCGCTGCAGCATCGGCTTCCATCCGCTGCATACCTGGCCGGCGATCCTCGCCTACGGCGCACTGGCCATCCCGCAGCGGACGCGCTGGTTCGGCACCGGCCTGCTGATCCACATCGCGCTGGACGCGATCGACTGCCTGATGATGTGA
- a CDS encoding M56 family metallopeptidase has protein sequence MTEFTGQLVPALAMALLHFLWQGAVVGLLAWLALVALRGARPQVRYVVACLALLVCAALPAWHVLDAIAAARAPASSQAAVSMPEGGAWHVAMFLPDAGFSSTHATPAWIVALWAAGCAVLSLRMAMGLHWVRRLRKGGVPAAADWQTRIDAIASRLGLAAVALRIVDAGDSPLTAGWWRPVVLLPAAVLARMPADLLEALLAHELAHVRRRDYLVNLLQGVVEVLLFYHPVVWWLSHRIRHERELVADDLAAAALGDRRRMAVALAELDRIASPRSSFPRIHFAQAAHGGHLMSRIRQLVRPQRRSPGALLALPVLGLLATGATFYVHAGKVDALPVTPASIAQAVVVAANPSPVPLATPASDPGAAASTTAAPGTTAHADREDGYALVREGEDGFSMSGHSADSDAIGIASRAIDGDFLWFRRDGKAWIVSDADTVARARAAWQPMAPLEAQMRTLQGRMQPHSERMQALSARMQPLQAQAGTESTAMQAAGARMQELAGQMQEIAQEQAAFAQRMQAGDPQQLQSEMEALEARQQVLHEEMERHASTMEAEGRRIEASHAPMQALGREMEAAAKPMEAIGKEMEAVGARIEQVAKVADGEVRRIIDDAWARGLASPAPATQ, from the coding sequence ATGACTGAGTTCACCGGGCAACTGGTTCCCGCGCTGGCGATGGCGCTGCTGCACTTCCTGTGGCAGGGCGCGGTGGTCGGCCTGCTGGCCTGGCTGGCGCTGGTCGCCCTGCGCGGCGCGCGCCCACAGGTTCGCTACGTCGTGGCTTGCCTGGCATTGCTGGTCTGCGCCGCATTGCCGGCCTGGCATGTGCTCGATGCGATCGCAGCGGCGCGTGCTCCGGCATCTTCGCAGGCAGCCGTGTCCATGCCGGAAGGCGGCGCCTGGCACGTGGCGATGTTCCTGCCCGATGCAGGATTTTCCTCGACCCATGCCACGCCCGCCTGGATCGTGGCGCTGTGGGCGGCAGGGTGCGCCGTGCTGTCGCTGCGCATGGCGATGGGACTGCACTGGGTGCGGCGGCTGCGCAAGGGCGGCGTGCCGGCCGCTGCGGACTGGCAGACGCGCATTGATGCCATCGCCTCGCGCCTGGGCCTGGCAGCGGTTGCGTTGCGCATCGTCGATGCGGGCGACAGCCCCTTGACCGCGGGCTGGTGGCGCCCGGTCGTGCTGCTGCCCGCTGCGGTGCTTGCGCGGATGCCGGCCGATCTGCTCGAGGCGTTGCTCGCCCACGAGCTCGCCCATGTGCGCCGCCGCGACTACCTGGTCAACCTGCTGCAGGGCGTGGTCGAGGTCCTGCTGTTCTACCACCCGGTGGTGTGGTGGCTGTCGCACCGCATCCGCCATGAGCGCGAGCTGGTGGCCGACGATCTGGCTGCAGCCGCGCTTGGCGATCGGCGACGGATGGCGGTCGCGCTCGCCGAACTCGATCGCATCGCTTCGCCACGATCGTCCTTTCCCCGGATCCATTTCGCGCAAGCCGCGCACGGAGGTCACCTCATGTCCCGCATCCGTCAACTGGTCCGTCCCCAACGCCGCAGTCCGGGCGCCCTGCTCGCCCTGCCCGTGCTGGGCCTGCTGGCCACCGGCGCCACGTTCTACGTCCACGCCGGCAAGGTGGATGCCTTGCCGGTGACCCCCGCCTCGATCGCGCAGGCGGTCGTCGTCGCCGCCAATCCATCCCCCGTTCCGCTGGCTACGCCCGCATCGGATCCTGGCGCGGCCGCCTCGACGACCGCAGCGCCCGGGACGACCGCCCATGCCGATCGCGAAGACGGATACGCACTGGTCCGCGAGGGGGAAGACGGCTTTTCCATGTCCGGGCACAGCGCCGATTCCGACGCCATCGGCATCGCGTCGCGCGCCATCGACGGCGATTTCCTCTGGTTCCGCCGCGACGGCAAGGCCTGGATCGTGAGCGACGCCGACACCGTCGCCCGAGCCCGCGCCGCGTGGCAACCGATGGCACCGCTGGAGGCGCAGATGCGCACGCTCCAGGGCAGGATGCAGCCGCACAGCGAGCGCATGCAGGCCCTGTCCGCGCGCATGCAACCGTTGCAGGCACAGGCCGGCACGGAATCGACCGCGATGCAGGCGGCCGGCGCGCGCATGCAGGAACTGGCCGGGCAGATGCAGGAGATCGCGCAGGAACAGGCCGCCTTCGCCCAGCGGATGCAGGCGGGCGACCCGCAGCAACTGCAGTCCGAAATGGAAGCGCTCGAGGCGCGCCAGCAGGTGCTGCATGAGGAAATGGAACGGCACGCTTCGACCATGGAGGCCGAGGGACGCCGGATCGAGGCCAGCCACGCGCCGATGCAGGCGCTGGGACGCGAAATGGAGGCCGCAGCGAAGCCGATGGAAGCCATCGGCAAGGAGATGGAGGCGGTGGGCGCGCGGATCGAACAGGTGGCGAAGGTGGCCGATGGCGAAGTGCGTCGGATCATCGACGATGCCTGGGCACGCGGGCTGGCGTCGCCCGCGCCCGCCACGCAGTAG
- a CDS encoding BlaI/MecI/CopY family transcriptional regulator, giving the protein MARNPPPPRPTAAELDLLRLLWRLGPSTVKQVHEARLRERPDATYATVLRLLQVMHGKGLLKRDESQRSHVYAAAQARGPLQTRLLDELIHKAFAGSGKDLVMAALRGGRVSDAEREEIQRFLEESRDD; this is encoded by the coding sequence ATGGCCCGCAACCCGCCGCCCCCCAGGCCCACCGCCGCCGAACTCGACCTGCTGCGCCTGCTCTGGCGTCTGGGACCGTCGACGGTCAAGCAGGTGCACGAGGCGCGCCTGCGCGAGCGCCCCGACGCGACCTACGCCACGGTGCTGCGCCTGCTCCAGGTGATGCACGGCAAGGGCCTGCTCAAGCGCGACGAGAGCCAGCGCTCGCACGTCTACGCCGCTGCGCAGGCGCGGGGCCCGTTGCAGACGCGCCTGCTGGACGAGCTGATCCACAAGGCCTTCGCCGGCTCGGGCAAGGACCTGGTGATGGCGGCGCTGCGCGGGGGGCGGGTGAGCGATGCCGAGCGCGAGGAGATCCAGCGTTTCCTCGAGGAGAGCCGCGATGACTGA
- a CDS encoding YciI family protein — MRAMILLPALWLTLAMPVAAKPPADPSGAPPGHDAALAARVGADQRGMRRYVLVILTTGDRRMADGPERDAMFAGHFANMQRLSDAGQLVLAGPFVEHPDGWRGLYVFAVDSLDEAKALAETDPVVVQGEMVPEYHAWYGSAALMLLPAWHERLVPPAAPRDRPSSRAPGTGGSGAGSTGPGPAPAGTAHSRPAS, encoded by the coding sequence ATGCGTGCCATGATCCTCCTGCCGGCCCTTTGGCTCACGCTGGCGATGCCGGTTGCCGCGAAGCCCCCTGCGGATCCCTCCGGCGCACCCCCCGGTCACGACGCGGCATTGGCCGCGCGCGTCGGTGCGGACCAGCGCGGCATGCGCCGCTACGTGCTGGTGATCCTGACCACGGGCGATCGGCGGATGGCCGACGGGCCCGAGCGCGACGCGATGTTCGCCGGACATTTCGCCAACATGCAGCGCCTCTCGGACGCGGGCCAGCTGGTGCTGGCCGGGCCCTTCGTCGAACATCCGGACGGCTGGCGCGGCCTGTACGTGTTCGCGGTGGACAGCCTCGACGAGGCCAAGGCCCTGGCGGAGACCGACCCGGTCGTGGTGCAGGGTGAAATGGTCCCCGAGTACCACGCCTGGTACGGCAGCGCGGCGTTGATGCTGCTCCCGGCCTGGCACGAACGGCTGGTGCCCCCCGCCGCGCCGCGGGATCGCCCGAGTTCGCGCGCCCCTGGCACGGGCGGCTCCGGAGCCGGTTCTACAGGTCCGGGGCCGGCGCCTGCCGGAACGGCGCACAGCCGGCCCGCCAGCTAA
- a CDS encoding DUF4410 domain-containing protein codes for MIRQTIALLCLALWGLASACNAQDDSAQAQGRTYAYAFANEGGDDVEGIARLDSFIQQRLRDAGLLASGRGEGRVEVTVTHYYARSDGARAWAGIMAGRDKVASRVRVLDAGGGVLGEFEVESANATAFGSTAGLHEKHADEIVARLQQLP; via the coding sequence CATTGCATTGCTGTGCCTCGCACTGTGGGGCCTCGCCTCCGCCTGCAATGCCCAGGACGATTCCGCGCAAGCGCAGGGCAGGACCTATGCGTACGCCTTCGCCAACGAAGGCGGCGACGACGTAGAAGGCATCGCCCGCCTCGACAGTTTCATCCAGCAGCGGCTGCGCGACGCGGGCCTGCTGGCATCCGGGCGGGGCGAGGGCAGGGTGGAGGTCACCGTGACGCATTACTACGCACGCTCCGACGGTGCGCGCGCATGGGCCGGGATCATGGCCGGACGCGACAAGGTGGCCAGCCGGGTCCGCGTACTCGATGCCGGCGGCGGCGTCCTGGGCGAGTTCGAGGTCGAAAGCGCGAACGCGACCGCCTTCGGGTCGACCGCGGGATTGCACGAGAAGCATGCCGACGAGATCGTGGCGCGGCTGCAACAGTTGCCCTAG
- a CDS encoding RidA family protein: MIERIDAGPRMSEASIHNGVVYLAGQVPETDGADIEIQTREVLEAIDALLAQAGSDKTRILRAQIYLADIADFAGMNRAWDAWVVAGNAPSRATVEARLARPEWKVEIVVTAAV; encoded by the coding sequence ATGATCGAGCGCATCGACGCCGGCCCCCGCATGTCCGAGGCCAGCATCCACAACGGCGTGGTCTACCTTGCCGGCCAGGTCCCCGAGACCGATGGCGCCGACATCGAGATCCAGACCCGGGAGGTGCTCGAGGCGATCGACGCGCTGCTGGCGCAGGCGGGCAGCGACAAGACCCGGATCCTGCGCGCGCAGATCTATCTTGCCGACATCGCCGACTTCGCGGGCATGAACCGCGCCTGGGACGCCTGGGTGGTCGCGGGCAACGCGCCATCGCGCGCAACGGTCGAGGCCAGACTGGCGCGGCCGGAGTGGAAGGTCGAGATCGTGGTGACCGCGGCCGTCTGA